One segment of Chlorocebus sabaeus isolate Y175 chromosome 24, mChlSab1.0.hap1, whole genome shotgun sequence DNA contains the following:
- the FSCB gene encoding fibrous sheath CABYR-binding protein, which translates to MVDKSQQTDVIEKKKHMAIPKSSSPKATHHIGNTSGSKGNYSAKAYESIRVSSELQQTWTKRKRGQEMTSKSLQTDTIVEEKKEVKLVEKTVVPEEKSADVREAAIELPESVQEVEIPPCIPLVQLKMDRSQQTSRTEYWTMMHIPHVEKVDKEQQTYFSESEIVAISRPDSSFMKSKEGARKRKSSGKISASEHPEFQPATSSNEEIKQKSISRTSFTQETKNGPPILLEDGLREEVTTPVIQEGFAVKKVASAEIEPPPTEKFPAEIQPPLVEEATAKAEPRPDEETHVQVQPSTEETPAAEAATAVAENSVKVQPPPAEEAPLVEFPAEILPPSAEESPSEEPPTEILPPSAEKSPSVELPGEIQSPSAEKAPIEVQPLPAEGALEEAPAKAEPATVEETLAEVQPLLPEEAPREEAGELQLSTAMETPAEEASAEIQLLAATEAPAYEIPAETRSPLSEETSAEEAPTELQPPSGEETPAEEASAEIQLLAATEASAEEAPAEVRPPPAEESPAEEAPAEVQPPPAEEAPAEVQPPPAEESPAEEAPAEVQPPPAEEAPAEEAPAEVQPPPAEEAPAEVQPPPAEEAPAEVQPPPAEEAPAEVQPPPAEEAPAEVQPPPAEEAPAEVQPPPAEEAPAEATADVQSLPAEETPIEETLVAVHSPPAYEVPAEEAPVDKHSPPADLLLTDEFAIQEASAEVAPPPSEQTPEDEALVEHVSTEFQSPQVAGIPAIKLGSVVLEGEAKFEDVSKKFLSNTNDGSKDLSNTNDGQTPTLEIEGVFHIQLKNRPPEL; encoded by the exons ATGGTAGACAAATCCCAGCAAACTGAtgtaatagagaaaaagaaacacatggcCATACCAAAATCATCTAGCCCCAAAGCTACCCATCATATTGGTAATACTTCTGGAAGCAAAGGCAACTACTCTGCCAAAGCCTATGAGTCTATTAGAGTATCTTCTGAACTTCAACAAACTTGGACAAAGAGAAAGCGTGGACAGGAAATGACTAGTAAGTCTCTCCAGACAGACACCAttgtagaagagaaaaaagaagtcaaGTTAGTTGAGAAAACCGTGGTACCTGAAGAAAAGTCAGCTGACGTTAGAGAAGCAGCTATTGAATTGCCAGAGAGTGTTCAGGAAGTAGAAATTCCACCATGCATACCTTTAGTTCAACTAAAAATGGACAGATCTCAGCAGACCAGCCGTACAGAATACTGGACCATGATGCACATCCCCCATGTGGAAAAAGTGGACAAGGAACAACAGACATACTTTAGTGAATCAGAAATAGTGGCTATTTCCAGGCCAGATAGTTCTTTTATGAAGTCAAAGGAAGGTGCCCGGAAACGTAAATCCTCAGGAAAGATTTCTGCTAGTGAACACCCTGAATTTCAACCAGCAACAAGCagcaatgaagaaattaagcagAAAAGTATCAGCAGAACTTCATTTACTCAGGAGACTAAAAATGGTCCTCCGATACTTTTAGAAGATGGGCTTAGGGAAGAAGTAACTACACCTGTTATACAAGAAGGTTTTGCTGTTAAAAAAGTGGCTTCTGCTGAAATAGAGCCTCCACCAACAGAAAAATTCCCAGCTGAAATACAGCCTCCATTAGTTGAAGAGGCCACTGCTAAGGCAGAGCCCAGACCCGATGAAGAGACCCATGTCCAAGTACAGCCATCAACTGAAGAGACTCCTGCTGCTGAGGCAGCCACTGCAGTTGCAGAGAATTCTGTTAAAGTTCAGCCTCCACCTGCTGAAGAGGCCCCATTAGTGGAGTTTCCTGCTGAAATTCTGCCTCCATCAGCAGAAGAGTCCCCTTCAGAAGAGCCTCCTACTGAAATTCTGCCTCCATCAGCTGAAAAGTCTCCTTCAGTAGAGCTTCCTGGTGAAATTCAGTCTCCCTCAGCTGAAAAGGCTCCCATTGAAGTACAGCCTTTACCAGCTGAGGGCGCCCTTGAAGAGGCCCCAGCTAAAGCAGAGCCTGCCACTGTTGAAGAGACCCTTGCTGAAGTTCAGCCTCTATTACCTGAAGAGGCTCCCAGAGAAGAGGCTGGAGAACTTCAGCTTTCAACAGCTATGGAGACCCCTGCAGAAGAGGCTTCTGCTGAAATTCAGCTTCTAGCAGCTACAGAGGCTCCTGCATATGAAATTCCTGCTGAAACTCGATCTCCACTATCTGAGGAGACTTCTGCAGAAGAGGCGCCTACTGAA CTTCAGCCTCCATCAGGTGAAGAGACCCCTGCAGAAGAGGCCTCTGCTGAAATTCAGCTTCTAGCAGCTACAGAGGCTTCTGCAGAAGAGGCTCCTGCTGAAGTTCGGCCTCCACCAGCCGAGGAGTCTCCTGCTGAA GAGGCCCCTGCTGAAGTTCAGCCTCCACCAGCCGAGGAGGCCCCTGCTGAAGTTCAGCCTCCACCAGCCGAGGAGTCCCCTGCTGAA GAGGCCCCTGCTGAAGTTCAGCCTCCACCAGCCGAGGAGGCCCCTGCTGAA GAGGCCCCTGCTGAAGTTCAGCCTCCACCAGCCGAGGAGGCCCCTGCTGAAGTTCAGCCTCCACCAGCCGAGGAGGCCCCTGCTGAAGTTCAGCCTCCACCAGCCGAGGAGGCCCCTGCTGAAGTTCAGCCTCCACCAGCCGAGGAGGCCCCTGCTGAAGTTCAGCCTCCACCAGCCGAGGAGGCCCCTGCTGAAGTTCAGCCTCCACCAGCCGAGGAGGCCCCTGCTGAA GCCACTGCTGATGTTCAGTCTCTACCAGCTGAGGAGACTCCTATAGAAGAGACCCTTGTTGCAGTACACTCTCCCCCAGCTTATGAGGTCCCTGCGGAAGAGGCCCCTGTTGACAAACATTCCCCACCAGCTGATTTGCTTCTGACTGACGAGTTTGCTATACAAGAGGCCTCTGCTGAAGTTGCACCTCCACCATCTGAACAAACCCCTGAAGATGAGGCTCTGGTAGAGCATGTGTCTACTGAATTTCAGTCACCGCAGGTGGCAGGAATTCCAGCAATAAAATTAGGATCGGTTGTTTTGGAAGGTGAAGCAAAATTTGAAGACGTTTCAAAAAAATTTCTGTCTAATACCAATGATGGATCTAAAGATTTGTCTAATACTAATGATGGACAGACTCCCACTCTTGAAATAGAAGGTGTGTTtcatatacaattaaaaaatcGTCCTCCTGAACTGTAG